Proteins encoded in a region of the Candidatus Cloacimonadota bacterium genome:
- a CDS encoding rubrerythrin family protein, translating into MNVKTKNNLMEAFAGESQANRKYLAFANKADQEGYPGIAKLFRAAAAAETVHAHAHLRILEGIKTTEENLKEAISGETHEFVSMYPKMIEEAKMEGETAAERYFVFTNKVEKIHANLYKKALDNLDNFPVKDYYVCSVCGYTVADEAPDRCPVCGALKKAFNKID; encoded by the coding sequence GGTGAGTCTCAAGCAAATAGAAAATATCTTGCATTTGCAAATAAAGCTGATCAAGAAGGTTATCCTGGAATTGCAAAGTTATTTAGAGCTGCAGCTGCGGCAGAAACTGTACACGCGCATGCACATCTTAGAATACTAGAAGGTATTAAGACAACAGAAGAGAATTTAAAAGAAGCAATTTCTGGAGAGACTCATGAATTTGTAAGCATGTATCCTAAGATGATCGAAGAAGCAAAAATGGAAGGAGAAACTGCTGCTGAAAGATATTTTGTTTTTACAAACAAGGTGGAAAAAATTCATGCCAATCTCTATAAAAAGGCCCTTGATAATCTAGATAATTTTCCAGTAAAGGATTACTATGTTTGCAGTGTTTGTGGATACACAGTTGCAGATGAAGCGCCAGATAGATGTCCAGTTTGCGGTGCATTGAAAAAAGCATTTAACAAAATAGATTAA